Proteins from one Falco naumanni isolate bFalNau1 chromosome 2, bFalNau1.pat, whole genome shotgun sequence genomic window:
- the CEP97 gene encoding centrosomal protein of 97 kDa isoform X2 gives MMGVAKLTKLRVLNLPHNSIGYVEGLKDLVHLEWLNLAGNNLKAIEQINSCLSLQHLDLSDNNIAQLSDLSKLTLLKTLLLHGNIITSLRTAPVCLPQNLTVFSLAENEIRDLNEVSFLTSFHQLEQLSIMNNPCVMATPSIPGFDYRPYVVSWCLNLKVLDGYVISQKESLKAEWLYSQGKGRSYRPGQHVQLVQYLATVCPLISTYGLQTEEDAKLEKILSKQRLHQRQLMHQNQNEGPPTSSTPNKTLPVTYEHSSPAQPPQIVLESEPIIQKNSWVGPSANDDHSYAVKNAFLLERSFHKELYLEDVQTDEDKLNSSLLSSESTFMPVASGLSPVSPTSDLKVHGINLGLDDDDDTVIEYVRDVNSGEKANKQEASCVTREHLNRAVGSVETQENIKESILLPSDLVTANLTANTSSCSASSEDQVLHSNPSTSVGAESEVTTPCPDQMTGESSDSLGVVDQGAAALQRMAKAATKLQACWRGFYTRNYHPRAKEVRYEIRLNRMQEHIICLTDEIEKLRKEREEDKIQRLVQEEAVRFLWNQVKSLQQWQLSVTQNSGAIWQPGIPSANASYPSEPSIRSPTLEHETPPDVSSTWLVPASDVLQEKSLLPFPDSGFHSSVADQAHASELCSSEKSLREGTESSLSVETVKQCGNSVSACSSDVEGVHGECGHSEESSSNEQDNKLIQQYLKSVQQLEEADEGTNYNDATEGNWPQIAVSADNQDTSSDSVSVGLPQDTSSPARGEISQTPESCKLNSGLVEGKQTDCDSSFQMLHVGIAV, from the exons ATGATGGGTGTAGCAAAACTGACAAAGCTCCGGGTGCTAAACTTGCCTCATAACAGTATTGGGTATGTGGAAGGGCTGAAGGATTTAGTGCACCTGGAATGGCTGAACTTGGCAGGAAATAACCTTAAG gcCATTGAACAAATTAATTCCTGTCTATCTCTTCAGCATCTTGATTTGTCAGACAATAACATAGCTCAATTAAGCGATCTCTCCAAGCTTACACTGCTGAAG actCTGTTGTTACATGGAAATATTATAACTTCACTTCGCACTGCTCCTGTTTGCCTACCTCAGAATctgactgttttttctttggcagaaaatgaaatcagagaCTTAAATGAG GTTTCTTTCCTGACTTCTTTTCATCAATTGGAACAGTTGTCAATTATGAACAATCCCTGTGTGATGGCCACACCTTCTATCCCTGGGTTTGACTACAGGCCATATGTCGTCAGCTGGTGTCTGAACCTTAAAGTTCTTGATGGATATGTGATTTCTCAGAAGGAAAG TTTGAAAGCAGAATGGCTCTACAGTCAAGGTAAAGGAAGATCCTATCGACCCGGGCAGCATGTTCAGCTAGTCCAGTACTTGGCTACTGTCTGTCCTCTTATATCTACATATGGTCTTCAGACTGAAGAGGAtgccaaactggaaaaaatactgagtAAGCAAAG GCTCCACCAGAGGCAGCTGATGcatcaaaatcaaaatgaaggACCACCTACATCTTCTACTCCCAACAAAACGCTGCCAGTTACTTATGAACACAGCAGTCCGGCCCAGCCACCACAGATAGTTCTTGAAAGTG AACCTATCATCCAGAAGAATTCTTGGGTTGGACCAAGTGCAAACGATGATCATTCCTATGCAGTAAAGAACGCCTTTCTTCTTGAAAGAAGTTTTCACAAGGAGCTATACCTTGAAGATGTACAGACAGATGAAGACAAACTGAACAGTAGCCTTTTGTCCTCAGAGTCTACTTTCATGCCAGTTGCTTCAGGATTGTCTCCTGTGTCTCCTACTTCAGACCTGAAGGTACACGGAATCAATTTGGGCctagatgatgatgatgatacaGTGATTGAATATGTGAGAGATGTTAATAGCGGAGAGAAAGCTAACAAGCAAGAAGCCTCGTGTGTTACAAGAGAGCACTTGAACAGAGCAGTGGGAAGTGTGGAAACCCAAGAGAATATAAAAGAGAGTATACTGTTGCCTTCTGATCTAGTAACAGCCAACCTGACTGCTAATACTAGCAGCTGTTCAGCATCCTCTGAAGACCAAGTTCTGCATAGTAACCCCAGCACCTCAGTAGGTGCTGAATCAGAAGTGACAACTCCCTGTCCTGACCAGATGACTGGAGAAAGTTCTGATTCATTAGGTGTTGTCGATCAAggtgcagctgctctgcaaagaaTGGCTAAAGCAGCTACCAAGCTTCAAGCCTGCTGGAGAGGGTTTTACACGAGGAACTACCATCCCCGAGCCAAGGAAGTGCGGTATGAGATTCGACTAAACAGAATGCAGGAGCACATCATTTGCTTAACTGATGAAATAGAAAA actaagaaaagaaagagaggaagataAGATTCAGAGGCTTGTACAGGAGGAAGCTGTCAGATTTCTTTGGAACCAG GTTAAATCCCTTCAACAATGGCAGCTTTCAGTGACACAAAATTCAGGTGCCATATGGCAACCTGGGATCCCTTCAGCCAACGCTTCCTATCCATCTGAACCATCTATTCGATCACCCACACTTGAACATGAAACCCCACCAGATGTTAGTTCTACCTGGTTAGTTCCAGCTAGTGATGTTCTTCAGGAAAAGTCTTTGTTGCCATTCCCAGATTCtggttttcattcttctgtgGCTGATCAGGCTCATGCCAGCGAGTTGTGTAGCTCTGAAAAGAGTTTAAGGGAAGGAACTGAGAGCTCTCTTTCAGTGGAAACTGTCAAACAATGTGGCAATTCTGTGTCAGCGTGTTCCTCAGATGTAGAGGGTGTCCATGGGGAATGTGGGCACAGTGAAGAGAGCTCTAGTAATGAGCAGGACAACAAGCTAATACAACAGTATTTGAAATCTgttcagcagctggaagaggctgATGAAGGAACAAATTACAATGATGCAACAGAGGGTAACTGGCCACAAATCGCTGTTTCAGCAGATAACCAAGATACTTCGTCAGACAGTGTCTctgtaggtcttcctcaagATACATCTTCCCCTGCCCGAGGTGAAATCAGTCAGACACCAGAAAGCTGCAAACTGAATTCAGGA
- the RPL24 gene encoding 60S ribosomal protein L24, producing the protein MKVELCSFSGYKIYPGHGRRYARTDGKVFQFLNAKCESAFLSKRNPRQINWTVLYRRKHKKGQSEEIQKKRTRRAVKFQRAITGASLAEIMAKRNQKPEVRKAQREQAIRAAKEAKKAKQATKKTAVSAAKAPTKAAPKQKIVKPVKVSAPRVGGKR; encoded by the exons ATGAA GGTCGAGCTGTGCAGCTTCAGCGGGTACAAGATCTATCCGGGCCACGGGCGCCGCTACGCCCGCACCGACGGCAAG GTTTTTCAGTTCTTGAATGCAAAATGTGAGTCTGCATTCCTTTCCAAGAGAAACCCCCGTCAAATCAACTGGACTGTTCTGTATAGGCGTAAACACAAGAAAGGACAGTCA GAAGAGATCCAAAAGAAGCGCACACGCCGTGCTGTTAAGTTTCAGAGAGCTATCACTGGTGCATCTTTAGCTGAGATTATGGCTAAACGAAATCAGAAGCCTGAAGTACGAAAGGCGCAGAGGGAACAAGCTATTAG GGCTGCAAAAGAAGCCAAGAAGGCTAAGCAGGCAAccaagaaaacagctgtttctgctgcaaag GCTCCTACGAAGGCAGCACCTAAGCAGAAGATTGTGAAACCAGTCAAGGTTTCTGCTCCTCGCGTTGGTGGAAAGCGCTAA
- the CEP97 gene encoding centrosomal protein of 97 kDa isoform X1, with protein sequence MAATGGAVRTEAVSPAGGGLVVNWSGQGLQKLGPTLPCDAETHTLILDKNQIIKLEHLEKCKNLIQLSVANNRLVRMMGVAKLTKLRVLNLPHNSIGYVEGLKDLVHLEWLNLAGNNLKAIEQINSCLSLQHLDLSDNNIAQLSDLSKLTLLKTLLLHGNIITSLRTAPVCLPQNLTVFSLAENEIRDLNEVSFLTSFHQLEQLSIMNNPCVMATPSIPGFDYRPYVVSWCLNLKVLDGYVISQKESLKAEWLYSQGKGRSYRPGQHVQLVQYLATVCPLISTYGLQTEEDAKLEKILSKQRLHQRQLMHQNQNEGPPTSSTPNKTLPVTYEHSSPAQPPQIVLESEPIIQKNSWVGPSANDDHSYAVKNAFLLERSFHKELYLEDVQTDEDKLNSSLLSSESTFMPVASGLSPVSPTSDLKVHGINLGLDDDDDTVIEYVRDVNSGEKANKQEASCVTREHLNRAVGSVETQENIKESILLPSDLVTANLTANTSSCSASSEDQVLHSNPSTSVGAESEVTTPCPDQMTGESSDSLGVVDQGAAALQRMAKAATKLQACWRGFYTRNYHPRAKEVRYEIRLNRMQEHIICLTDEIEKLRKEREEDKIQRLVQEEAVRFLWNQVKSLQQWQLSVTQNSGAIWQPGIPSANASYPSEPSIRSPTLEHETPPDVSSTWLVPASDVLQEKSLLPFPDSGFHSSVADQAHASELCSSEKSLREGTESSLSVETVKQCGNSVSACSSDVEGVHGECGHSEESSSNEQDNKLIQQYLKSVQQLEEADEGTNYNDATEGNWPQIAVSADNQDTSSDSVSVGLPQDTSSPARGEISQTPESCKLNSGLVEGKQTDCDSSFQMLHVGIAV encoded by the exons ATGGCGGCGACGGGGGGCGCGGTGAGGACTGAGGCAGTCTCGCCGGCTGGAGGGG gtttGGTGGTCAACTGGTCAGGTCAAGGATTGCAAAAACTGGGTCCAACCTTACCCTGTGATGCTGAAACTCACACTCTGATTCTGGACAAAAACCAGATAATTAAATTGGAACATTTGGAGAAATGCAAGAATCTGATACAG CTCTCTGTAGCCAACAATCGTTTGGTGCGAATGATGGGTGTAGCAAAACTGACAAAGCTCCGGGTGCTAAACTTGCCTCATAACAGTATTGGGTATGTGGAAGGGCTGAAGGATTTAGTGCACCTGGAATGGCTGAACTTGGCAGGAAATAACCTTAAG gcCATTGAACAAATTAATTCCTGTCTATCTCTTCAGCATCTTGATTTGTCAGACAATAACATAGCTCAATTAAGCGATCTCTCCAAGCTTACACTGCTGAAG actCTGTTGTTACATGGAAATATTATAACTTCACTTCGCACTGCTCCTGTTTGCCTACCTCAGAATctgactgttttttctttggcagaaaatgaaatcagagaCTTAAATGAG GTTTCTTTCCTGACTTCTTTTCATCAATTGGAACAGTTGTCAATTATGAACAATCCCTGTGTGATGGCCACACCTTCTATCCCTGGGTTTGACTACAGGCCATATGTCGTCAGCTGGTGTCTGAACCTTAAAGTTCTTGATGGATATGTGATTTCTCAGAAGGAAAG TTTGAAAGCAGAATGGCTCTACAGTCAAGGTAAAGGAAGATCCTATCGACCCGGGCAGCATGTTCAGCTAGTCCAGTACTTGGCTACTGTCTGTCCTCTTATATCTACATATGGTCTTCAGACTGAAGAGGAtgccaaactggaaaaaatactgagtAAGCAAAG GCTCCACCAGAGGCAGCTGATGcatcaaaatcaaaatgaaggACCACCTACATCTTCTACTCCCAACAAAACGCTGCCAGTTACTTATGAACACAGCAGTCCGGCCCAGCCACCACAGATAGTTCTTGAAAGTG AACCTATCATCCAGAAGAATTCTTGGGTTGGACCAAGTGCAAACGATGATCATTCCTATGCAGTAAAGAACGCCTTTCTTCTTGAAAGAAGTTTTCACAAGGAGCTATACCTTGAAGATGTACAGACAGATGAAGACAAACTGAACAGTAGCCTTTTGTCCTCAGAGTCTACTTTCATGCCAGTTGCTTCAGGATTGTCTCCTGTGTCTCCTACTTCAGACCTGAAGGTACACGGAATCAATTTGGGCctagatgatgatgatgatacaGTGATTGAATATGTGAGAGATGTTAATAGCGGAGAGAAAGCTAACAAGCAAGAAGCCTCGTGTGTTACAAGAGAGCACTTGAACAGAGCAGTGGGAAGTGTGGAAACCCAAGAGAATATAAAAGAGAGTATACTGTTGCCTTCTGATCTAGTAACAGCCAACCTGACTGCTAATACTAGCAGCTGTTCAGCATCCTCTGAAGACCAAGTTCTGCATAGTAACCCCAGCACCTCAGTAGGTGCTGAATCAGAAGTGACAACTCCCTGTCCTGACCAGATGACTGGAGAAAGTTCTGATTCATTAGGTGTTGTCGATCAAggtgcagctgctctgcaaagaaTGGCTAAAGCAGCTACCAAGCTTCAAGCCTGCTGGAGAGGGTTTTACACGAGGAACTACCATCCCCGAGCCAAGGAAGTGCGGTATGAGATTCGACTAAACAGAATGCAGGAGCACATCATTTGCTTAACTGATGAAATAGAAAA actaagaaaagaaagagaggaagataAGATTCAGAGGCTTGTACAGGAGGAAGCTGTCAGATTTCTTTGGAACCAG GTTAAATCCCTTCAACAATGGCAGCTTTCAGTGACACAAAATTCAGGTGCCATATGGCAACCTGGGATCCCTTCAGCCAACGCTTCCTATCCATCTGAACCATCTATTCGATCACCCACACTTGAACATGAAACCCCACCAGATGTTAGTTCTACCTGGTTAGTTCCAGCTAGTGATGTTCTTCAGGAAAAGTCTTTGTTGCCATTCCCAGATTCtggttttcattcttctgtgGCTGATCAGGCTCATGCCAGCGAGTTGTGTAGCTCTGAAAAGAGTTTAAGGGAAGGAACTGAGAGCTCTCTTTCAGTGGAAACTGTCAAACAATGTGGCAATTCTGTGTCAGCGTGTTCCTCAGATGTAGAGGGTGTCCATGGGGAATGTGGGCACAGTGAAGAGAGCTCTAGTAATGAGCAGGACAACAAGCTAATACAACAGTATTTGAAATCTgttcagcagctggaagaggctgATGAAGGAACAAATTACAATGATGCAACAGAGGGTAACTGGCCACAAATCGCTGTTTCAGCAGATAACCAAGATACTTCGTCAGACAGTGTCTctgtaggtcttcctcaagATACATCTTCCCCTGCCCGAGGTGAAATCAGTCAGACACCAGAAAGCTGCAAACTGAATTCAGGA
- the ZBTB11 gene encoding zinc finger and BTB domain-containing protein 11 — MSSEESYLAILRYLTNEREPYAPGTEGNAKRKIRKAAACYVVRGGTLYYQRRQRDQQRFAELEVVLQAERRARLIRAAHLAPDGAHRTRLQTWQGLSQKYWWRGILKQVKDYIKECSKCQEKLDRSRSLSDPSEMLEELGLDAKSHEDSNETDDELNNATSIPAASPKPVKKKPIAKHELVFVDSKGLVKQSSSKHCLSVLNQLNQQRLSNQFCDVTLLIEGEEYKAHKSVLAANSEYFRELFIEKGAVSSHEAVVDLSGFCKSSFLPLLEFAYTSELTFDFCSMAEVAMLARHLFMSEVLEICENVHKQMEEKQITVYQKGDIQTVESTQNLAEQTEVETQPMDSAEQPELAASAVPVAVNGAPSSAGTEAAAAPQPDLLLPEPAGATPDGLLKPVEQCETTANYVKVQLLENVSCSTVSVAKVEPSAVEAMDTQSEIETYQNESGKANADTASEDSSGMLKQRDGQQSKEQSISVSLPESLASSQDDTYKSKLRQRSVSEGGYIRLHKGIEKKLQNRKTNPKSAIQQVAMKLVQRGKKMKQPKRETMENNEVEAQHKCTECGMVFQRRYALIMHTLKHERSKDYKCPLCKKEFQYGASLRAHLVRHTRKTEVNTAAAGVEETGMSSVKGRTKREFICDICGRTLPKLYSLRIHMLKHTGVKPHACKVCGKTFTYKHGLKMHLALHEVQKQFKCDLCEKSFVTKRSLQEHMSIHTGESKYLCSICGKSFHRASGLSKHIKKHQPKPEVRGYHCTQCEKSFYEARDLRQHMNKHLGVKPFQCQFCGKCYSWKKDWYSHVKSHSVTDPYRCNICGKEFYEKALYRRHVKKATHGKKGRAKQNLERICEHCGRKFTQLREYRRHMNNHEGVKPFECLTCGVAWADARSLKRHVRTHTGERPYVCPVCNEAYIDARTLRKHMTKFHRDYVPCKIMLEKDTLQFHNQGTQVEHAISILAADMQEQEAEISVDSSEIETVVVTGETLEAIEAVAASEECTSVSTLSDQSIMQVVNYVLAQQQGQKMAEVTHAIETVEVEVAHVTKVEEI; from the exons aTGTCTAGCGAGGAGAGCTACCTGGCCATCCTGCGGTACCTGACCAACGAGCGGGAGCCCTACGCGCCGGGGACGGAGGGCAACGCCAAGCGCAAGATCCGCAAGGCCGCCGCCTGCTACGTGGTGCGCGGCGGCACCTTGTACTACCAGCGGCGGCAGCGCGACCAGCAGCGCTTCGCCGAGCTCGAGGTGGTGCTGCAGGCCGAGCGCCGCGCCCGCCTCATCCGCGCCGCGCACCTGGCGCCCGACGGCGCCCACCGCACCCGCCTGCAGACCTGGCAGGGGCTCTCGCAGAAGTACTGGTGGCGAG gtaTTCTTAAGCAGGTTAAAGATTACATAAAAGAATGCAGCAAGTGCCAGGAAAAGCTAGATCGCTCTAGATCTCTATCAGATCCTTCTGAAATGCTGGAGGAACTAGGACTGGATGCAAAATCTCATGAAGACAGTAATGAAACAGATGATGAATTGAATAATGCGACATCAATCCCAGCTGCATCCCCAAAGCCTGTGAAGAAGAAGCCAATAGCAAAGCATGAGCTTGTATTT GTTGACAGTAAGGGCCTTGTGAAGCAGTCATCTTCCAAACATTGTCTGTCAGTCTTAAACCAACTGAATCAGCAGAGGCTTTCCAATCAGTTCTGTGATGTGACTCTGCTGATTGAAGGAGAGGAGTACAAAGCTCACAAATCTGTCTTGGCAGCCAACAGCGAGTACTTCCGAGAGCTCTTCATTGAAAAGGGAGCTGTCTCTAGTCATGAAGCTGTAGTGGATCTGTCAG GGTTCTGCAAGTCCAGTTTCCTGCCTCTATTGGAATTTGCTTATACTTCAGAATTAACTTTTGACTTCTGTAGTATGGCAGAAGTGGCCATGCTCGCCCGGCATCTCTTCATGTCAGAGGTCCTCGAAATCTGTGAAAATGTGCACAAACAGATGGAGGAGAAACAAATCACAGTGTACCAAAAGGGAGATATTCAGACAGTAGAGTCAACACAAAATTTAGCAGAACAAACTGAAGTTGAAACGCAGCCCATGGACAGTGCTGAGCAGCCTGAGCTCGCAGCCAGTGCTGTGCCAGTAGCTGTGAACGgagctccttcctctgctgggacagaggcagcagcagcaccccagcctgACCTCCTGCTCCCAGAGCCTGCAGGGGCCACTCCAGATGGTCTTTTGAAGCCCGTGGAGCAGTGTGAAACAACTGCGAATTATGTCAAggtgcagctgctggagaaCGTTTCATGTAGCACCGTGTCTGTGGCAAAGGTTGAGCCGTCGGCTGTGGAAGCCATGGACACTCAAAGTGAAATTGAGACATATCAAAATGAAAGTGGTAAAGCAAATGCAGACACTGCTTCTGAAGACTCCTCAGGAATGCTCAAGCAAAGAGATGGCCAGCAGAGTAAAGAACAGAGCATTTCTGTTTCGCTGCCAGAAAGCCTAGCGTCCAGCCAGGATGATACTTACAAAAGCAAGCTTCGCCAGCGTTCTGTTAGTGAAGGGGGATATATCAGATTGCAtaaaggaattgaaaaaaaactgcaaaatagAAAGACAAATCCTAAGTCTGCAATACAGCAG GTTGCCATGAAGCTGgtacaaagagggaaaaaaatgaaacagccaAAAAGAGAGACCatggaaaataatgaagtagAAGCTCAGCACAAGTGCACTGAGTGTGGAATGGTGTTCCAGCGGCGCTATGCACTTATAATGCACACGTTGAAACATGAAAGATCTAAAGATTATAAATGCCCA ttgTGTAAAAAAGAATTCCAGTATGGTGCCTCCCTGCGAGCCCATCTTGTCCGGCACACTCGGAAGACCGAAGTGAACACCGCAGCTGCTGGTGTGGAAGAGACAGGCATGTCTTCAGTGAAAGGGAGAACTAAACGGGAATTTATATGTGATATATGTGGGAGGACTCTACCTAAGCTCTATTCTCTCAGAATACACATGCTCAAACATACAGGTGTGAAACCACATGCATGCAAG gTTTGTGGAAAGACCTTTACGTATAAGCATGGATTAAAAATGCACTTAGCTCTCCATGAAGTACAGAAACAGTTCAAGTGTGACTTGTGTGAAAAGTCTTTTGTCACAAAAAGAAGTCTTCAGGAACACATGAGCATTCATACAG GAGAATCCAAGTATCTTTGCTCCATCTGTGGAAAATCTTTCCATAGGGCATCAGGACTCAGTAAACACATAAAGAAACACCAGCCAAAGCCTGAAGTTCGTGGATATCACTGTACCCA GTGTGAAAAGAGTTTCTATGAAGCTCGAGATCTTCGGCAGCATATGAATAAACATTTAGGTGTGAAGCCATTTCAGTGTCAGTTCTGTGGAAAATGTTACAGTTGGAAGAAAGACTGGTATTCTCATGTAAAGTCTCATTCTGTCACAGACCCTTACAG GTGTAATATATGTGGTAAAGAATTTTATGAGAAAGCTTTGTACAGAAGACATGTCAAGAAAGCCACACATGgtaaaaaaggaagagcaaaacaaaatctggaACGAATTTGTGAGCATTGCGGAAGAAAATTCACACAACTCCGGGAATACAGGAGGCACATGAACAATCATGAAG GCGTGAAGCCATTTGAATGTCTGACTTGCGGAGTGGCCTGGGCTGATGCGCGTTCCTTGAAGCGTCACGTGAGGACGCATACTGGAGAGCGGCCCTACGTCTGCCCGGTGTGCAACGAAGCTTACATAGATGCCCGGACACTGCGGAAGCACATGACCAAGTTTCATAGGGACTACGTACCCTGCAAAATTATGCTGGAAAAAGATACTCTTCAGTTTCATAACCAGGGGACGCAGGTGGAACACGCCATCAGCATTTTAGCAGCAGACATGCAGGAGCAAGAAGCGGAGATTAGCGTTGATAGTAGTGAGATTGAGACTGTGGTAGTGACAGGGGAGACGCTGGAAGCCATCGAAGCAGTTGCAGCTAGTGAGGAATGTACATCAGTCTCTACTCTCTCTGACCAGAGCATCATGCAGGTGGTAAATTATGTATTGGCGCAACAGCAGGGACAGAAAATGGCTGAAGTGACGCACGCCATTGAAACTGTAGAAGTAGAAGTGGCCCATGTTACGAAGGTGGAGGAAATATAG